The sequence below is a genomic window from Brevibacillus agri.
TCGGGGATTTTGTCGTCCTTGAGCGCGATCTGCATGCTGATTCCTTACGCATCCGTCTATTTTATTTTGCAGGAGCTATTGCTCCATGCCTCGGCTCCGGCGAATGCCGACGGGGCGTACATGGTCCGCTGGGGAGTGATCGCGCTGGCCGGACTGGTCGGCAGTCTCATTCTGATGTACGCAGGCGGGATGGTTTCGCATATCGCTGCTTTTCGCATTTTGTACGGCTTGCGCGTCAAGCTGGCTTCGCATATTGGCCGACTGCCGCTCGGCTGGCTGAACGGAACGTCGACGGGGGCCGTGAAAAAGACGCTGGAGCAAAACGTGGAAAAAGTAGAGACGTTTGTCGCGCACCAATTGCCCGATCTGGTGCAGGTGATCGTGACGACGGTTGTGATGATCGGCGTCATGTTTTACCTGAATGTGTGGCTGGCGCTCGCCTGCGTAGTGCCAATCGTCCTCGCGCTGCTGGTGCAGGTCCTGTCGTTTGCCAGTACGAGAACAAAAGAAAATGTCAGGAAGTACTACGACTCGCTGGAGCGGATGAACGGATCGGCCGTCCAGTACGTGCGTGGCATGCCGGCGATTAAAGTGTTCGGGCAAACCGTTCACTCTTTTCGGCGTTTTTACGCGGACATGATTGCGTATCGAGACTACTGTGTCAAGCATACGAACGATTTTCAAAACGGCTATTTGACGTTCAAGGTGATTTTGGGCTCGTTCGCCGCCTTCATTTTGCCTGTGGGCGTGTTTTTGTTGAGCCGCGACCCGCAAAACGTCGCTTTTGCGTCTGTCCTGCTCTTTTTCCTCGTCATGGCGCCCGGCATTTCCGCGCCGATGTTCAAGATCATGTTTTTGACCTCGACTTTGCGCGACATTGGCGAAGGGGTGGAGCGGATGGATCGGATTTTCGCCGAGCCGCCTGTCGCCGAGCCGCTTGCTTCCAGGCAGCCCGAGCATTTTGATGTGCAGTTTGACGACGTCTCGTTTGCTTACTCCACGGAGGGCGAGGCAGGCAAAGAAGCTCTTTCCCGCGTGTCCTTTCTCGCTCGCCACGGGCAGGTGACGGCGCTCGTCGGTCCGTCCGGGGCAGGCAAGTCTACGGTGGCGAACCTCATCCCGCGCT
It includes:
- a CDS encoding ABC transporter ATP-binding protein, producing MSEKKGVLRLLEIADEKRSLLVVSGILSSLSAICMLIPYASVYFILQELLLHASAPANADGAYMVRWGVIALAGLVGSLILMYAGGMVSHIAAFRILYGLRVKLASHIGRLPLGWLNGTSTGAVKKTLEQNVEKVETFVAHQLPDLVQVIVTTVVMIGVMFYLNVWLALACVVPIVLALLVQVLSFASTRTKENVRKYYDSLERMNGSAVQYVRGMPAIKVFGQTVHSFRRFYADMIAYRDYCVKHTNDFQNGYLTFKVILGSFAAFILPVGVFLLSRDPQNVAFASVLLFFLVMAPGISAPMFKIMFLTSTLRDIGEGVERMDRIFAEPPVAEPLASRQPEHFDVQFDDVSFAYSTEGEAGKEALSRVSFLARHGQVTALVGPSGAGKSTVANLIPRFWDVQEGAIRIGGVDIREMSSSDLMNTVAFVFQETFLFYDTVYNNIAVGMPDAAPEAVYAAAKAAQCHAFIQKLPQGYDTLIGEDGVYLSGGEEQRVAVARAILKNAPILVLDEATAFADPENEYEMQLALAELVKGKTVIVIAHRLSTIREADQILVMQKGKVVEQGRHEALLQANGLYARMWAAYTDAQNWQIGKQRGRVDTDEHAQQYYSR